In Nematostella vectensis chromosome 2, jaNemVect1.1, whole genome shotgun sequence, one genomic interval encodes:
- the LOC125558972 gene encoding uncharacterized protein LOC125558972 encodes MTNITIQMTNSTTEMTNNTTEIRNSTTEMKMGTTEIKNGTTKIKNGTTEMTNSTTEMKNGTNSNGGTQVKESQATKVLDTAQAFYPLNVTYRGRDLSHHGNQSSYVAIGITYAPGPRGTAEGAMEFHHSQSSYLALLKTGRWKQFNESITIAFWLYLSGGSYVNIVDNAPLVNFIRQDTDNGTYSYNQDEMAVRIWYLFGRLQFDLVNSASQSFCTLYLGDPTFGGGWRFVIASYNQSGHAFIQADNLSTSKSCLPRQTLATFPGYVRLGSVTFENWHYYFAGKMACLMFFDFMPDNKQVDQIKSACA; translated from the exons ATGACGAATATCACGATCCAAATGACGAATAGCACGACTGAGATGACGAATAACACGACTGAAATAAGGAATAGCACGACTGAAATGAAGATGGGCACGACTGAAATAAAGAATGGCACGACTAAaataaagaatggcacaactGAAATGACGAATAGCACGACTGAAATGAAGAATGGCACAAACAGTAATGGAGGGACTCAAGTCAAGGAATCTCAAgcaacaaaag TACTCGACACAGCGCAAGCTTTCTATCCTTTGAATGTCACCTACCGCGGACGTGATCTAAGCCACCATGGCAACCAATCTAGCTACGTGGCCATTGGCATCACTTACGCCCCGGGACCAAGGGGAACTGCAGAAGGAGCAATGGAATTTCATCACTCGCAGAGCAGCTACCTCGCGCTTCTCAAAACGGGAAGATGGAAGCAATTTAACGAGTCTATCACCATTGCCTTTTGGCTCTATTTATCCGGTGGCTCATATGTGAATATTGTAGATAACGCCCCTTTAGTGAATTTTATCCGTCAAGATACCGACAATGGAACATACTCTTACAACCAAGATGAAATGGCTGTTAGAATCTGGTACCTTTTTGGTCGATTACAATTTGATTTAGTGAATAGCGCTTCTCAATCTTTCTGTACTTTGTATCTCGGAGATCCTACCTTCGGAGGCGGCTGGAGGTTTGTCATTGCATCATACAACCAGTCGGGACACGCCTTTATACAAGCAGATAACCTTAGCACTTCTAAATCATGCTTGCCCCGTCAGACTCTGGCTACGTTCCCTGGTTATGTGCGACTTGGTAGTGTAACATTTGAAAACTGGCACTATTATTTTGCCGGTAAAATGGCatgtttaatgttttttgATTTCATGCCCGACAACAAACAGGTTGaccaaataaaaagtgcgTGTGCCTAG
- the LOC116620867 gene encoding uncharacterized protein LOC116620867: MFTVCVSIDNTYDFIDVNLKQGRQRRSLDLTPRLRGCVTGWMEQLPQDQHSLPLQSLAIPGSHNSFTYTLSSRREIAPSFMDYQTLRIVHGLYERTIRELLKDIKDFTSARPKEVVILVLTPYGKTNYVKNAFLTPSAMHIAYHTLTGGTLEWTLGRPATQAATEWIKRVGKRCNLNIVLADYVDYFEFIRTVIKLNFEKCKYIGTSIKRHYELFRRGDLWERLLSSLDLRA, from the exons atgtttactgTGTGCGTTTCAATTGATAACACTTACGATTTTATTGATGTTAACCTCAAACAAGGACGACAAAGAAGAAGTCTTGACCTTACGCCGAGACTCCGAGGGTGTGTCACTGGATGGATGGAACAGCTTCCGCAAGACCAACACTCTCTCCCTCTGCAGTCCTTAGCCATACCAGGATCACACAACTCTTTCACGTATACCCTATCGAGCAGGCGCGAAATCGCACCGTCATTCATGGATTATCAAACACTGAG GATTGTGCATGGATTGTATGAGCGAACAATTCGTGAGCTTCTGAAGGATATAAAGGATTTCACCTCGGCGCGACCCAAAGAGGTTGTCATCCTTGTGTTAACTCCCTATGGGAAGACAAACTATGTCAAAAACGCTT TTCTGACGCCATCGGCGATGCACATAGCGTATCACACACTGACGGGCGGAACTCTAGAATGGACACTCGGACGTCCCGCTACGCAAGCAGCAACAGAATGGATCAAAAGAGTAGGAAAAAGATGTAACTTAAACATTGTGCTAGCTGACTATGTAGATTACTTCGAGTTTATCAGAACTGTTATCAAGTTGAATTTTGAGAAATGCAAGTACATTGGGACCTCGATAAAACGACACTACGAGCTCTTTCGCAGGggtgacctttgggagcgccTGCTAAGTTcgctggatcttcgagcatgA
- the LOC5516772 gene encoding prefoldin subunit 5: MATEQQTIEISQLSLPHLEALRNQVEEEVKVLSDSMTQLKLAQQKFVDSKENVEKLTSKGPGKQILVPLSASMYVPGTLENVDTVLVDIGTGYFAEKNLNDAAYYFQGKIDYVTKQIEKLQPILIEKHKMRQAVVEIFNVKVQAQLQQGRNAVSAST, encoded by the exons ATGGCGACCGAACAGCAAACTATAGAGATCAGCCAACTTTCTTTGCCGCACCTCGAGGCTTTGCGGAACCAAGTCGAAGAG GAAGTCAAGGTTCTGAGTGACTCAATGACACAACTGAAGCTGGCTCAacagaaatttgtggattcGAAGGAAAATGTCGAAAAGCTTACCAGTAAAGGTCCAG GTAAACAGATACTGGTACCTTTGAGTGCTTCC ATGTATGTTCCGGGAACTTTAGAGAATGTAGATACTGTGTTGGTCGATATTGGTACTGGCTACTTTGCTGAGAAG AATCTTAATGATGCAGCTTATTATTTCCAAGGGAAAATAGATTAtgtgacaaaacaaatagaaaagCTTCAACCAATTCTGATTGAGAAGCACAAAATGAGACAAG ctGTTGTTGAGATTTTTAATGTAAAAGTCCAGGCACAGCTTCAGCAAGGCCGCAATGCTGTCTCTGCATCCACATAG
- the LOC5516817 gene encoding kinesin-like protein KIF28: MAENIKVAVRVRPFNKRERARDAKLIVEMKGPTTMLTDPAAPNDDPKSFTFDYSYWSHDGFEEDDTGYLKGTQPNYADQRRVYEDVGKTVLQNAWEGYNSTLFAYGQTGSGKSWSIVGYGANKGIVPIFCDEMFKGIDAKKAEGSQDQYEVLFSMLEIYNEKVRDLLNPSSSKQGLRVRQHPKKGFYAEGLKTLPVSSYQEIEDRMEDGTRNRTVAATQMNATSSRAHTIVGVTFTQKSKNAAGEETAKTSVINLVDLAGSERADSTGATGDRLKEGAAINQSLSALGNVISALVDKANGKAVRVPYRDSVLTSLLKNALAGNSKTAMIAAISPADINYDETLSTLRYADRAKQIKTTATVNEDPTEKLIRDLQEQNEKLMEMLKAAEKGGKITLTDDDDDEEEGLSDEEMAKLRKQIEEDLRASMANSAKEMEDMNKNWEDKVKESQLESRDKEEEKRKRQATPHLWNLNPDPQLTGMIVHLLDDGKNRIGNKKADPPADIVLNGLNIQDVHCIINNEGGKITVTPDGDAKVLLNGEPVSEEEELHHFDRLMLGSSNLFVFHHPKEADNSKNKMEDFTYEMAQEEIARNSGIEVDESKEALLWKEDMVDLLPMVEQANAISMELDRKVAFEVVLMSAKARGESEGKPEPYVCMKNLDTGLEWLWPRNKFINRKFLMEEMYENYEEGEEWRLPDERDPFTESPDAQVMIGCVDVSMESLGYVLDMREQLNIADYKGRDVGVLNVEVLPLDSKGKEITADSDIFIDSPQELVGKALQFIVRITSARGIPKKYTDVYCTYSLYNEDDPKTNIVSGTTNPDFNYERKFSFNPVNQKLIDYLMKKSVIVQLWGKQVVDKKPVNKAAKEGKDTKTIMKTENAKKSMAPVSSAVKESGQTSLLHVSEVAIMRKRKERLENKLNQIRHLCDDRQKKGHIAVEIAQIRHILGDGPVAAAPAGGPSHGHRGSNSDQNKTESSACTIL; the protein is encoded by the exons ATGGCGGAGAATATCAAGGTCGCCGTTCGAGTCAGGCCTTTT aataaaagagagaGAGCTAGAGATGCTAAACTGATTGTTGAGATGAAGGGGCCTACGACCATGCTGACAGACCCTGCGGCACCCAATGATGATCCAAAAAGCTTCACATTTGATTACAGCTATTGGTCGCATGACGGCTTTGAGGAGGATGACACTGGGTATCTTAAAGGCACTCAGCCAAACTACGCTGATCAG CGAAGAGTATATGAAGACGTTGGCAAGACAGTATTGCAGAATGCATGGGAAGGGTACAACAGTACATTGTTTGCTTATGGGCAAACGGGATCTGGCAAGTCTTGGTCTATTGTGGGCTATGGTGCAAACAAAGGGATTGTGCCGATTTTCTGTGATGAGATGTTCAAAGGAATTGATGCCAAGAAAGCTGAGGGTTCCCAGGATCAATATGAA GTTCTGTTCAGTATGCTCGAAATCTACAATGAGAAGGTTCGCGATCTTCTCAACCCTTCTTCATCCAAGCAAGGGCTACGTGTGCGCCAACACCCCAAGAAAGGGTTCTATGCGGAAGGGCTGAAGACCCTGCCTGTCAGTTCTTATCAGGAGATTGAAGATAGAATGGAGGATGGCACCAGGAACCGAACAGTGGCCGCCACACAGATGAATGCAACGAGCAG CCGAGCTCATACAATCGTTGGAGTGACATTTACTCAGAAATCAAAGAATGCCGCCGGAGAGGAGACGGCAAAGACTTCAGTTATCAACCTCGTGGATCTTGCTGGCAG TGAACGAGCCGACTCTACGGGTGCAACTGGCGATCGTCTAAAAGAAGGGGCCGCGATCAACCAGTCGCTTTCCGCTTTGGGAAACGTTATCTCTG CTCTGGTCGACAAGGCAAATGGGAAAGCGGTTCGAG TTCCATACAGAGACTCAGTTTTGACATCTCTCCTGAAGAATGCGCTTGCAGGAAACAGCAAGACAGCAATG ATCGCAGCTATAAGTCCAGCGGATATCAACTATGACGAAACACTTAGCACCCTCAGATATG CCGATCGTGCAAAGCAGATCAAAACCACCGCTACTGTGAATGAAGATCCGACCGAAAAACTGATCCGGGACCTACAGGAACAAAACGAGAAGTTGATGGAGATGCTGAAGGCCGCGGAGAAGGGCGGGAAGATCACGCTTactgatgatgacgatgacgaggaAGAGGGCCTGTCTGACGAAG aaaTGGCAAAGCTTAGGAAACAAATAGAAGAAGATCTGCGGGCTTCT ATGGCTAATTCTGCAAAGGAGATGGAAGACATGAATAAGAACTGGGAAGATAAAGTGAAGGAATCCCAATTGGAATCAAGA GATAAGGAAGAGGAGAAAAGGAAACGCCAAGCAACGCCACATCTCTGGAATCTTAACCCAGATCCCCAATTAACAGGAATGATTGTACACCTTCTGGACGACG GAAAAAACAGAATTGGGAACAAGAAGGCAGATCCTCCTGCTGACATTGTGTTGAATGGACTGAA caTTCAAGATGTGCACTGTATAATCAATAATGAGGGAGGAAAAATCACAGTAACCCCGGATGGTGACGCCAAGGTGCTTCTCAACGGCGAGCCTGTATCAGAAGAGGAGGAGCTTCACCATTTTGACAG GCTGATGCTGGGCTCAAGCAACCTCTTCGTGTTCCATCACCCGAAGGAAGCTGATAATTCCAAGAACAAGATGGAGGACTTCACTTACGAGATGGCGCAGGAAGAAATTGCTAGAAATTCTGGCATTGAAGTCGATGAGTCAAAGG AGGCACTTTTATGGAAGGAAGATATGGTTGATCTACTGCCGATGGTGGAGCAGGCGAACGCTATTAGCATGGAGCTGGATCGGAAG GTCGCTTTTGAGGTTGTTCTGATGTCGGCAAAAGCACGTGGAGAAAGCGAAGGGAAGCCTGAG CCGTACGTTTGCATGAAGAATCTTGATACCGGTCTAGAATGGCTATGGCCGCGGAACAAGTTTATCAACCGGAAGTTCCTCATGGAGGAAATGTACGAAAACTAcgaggagggggaggagtgGAGACTACCCGACGAGCGTGATCCATTTACGGAGTCCCCGGATGCACAGGTTATGATTGGCTGCGTGGACGTTTCCATGGAGAGCCTGGGATACGTG CTGGATATGAGAGAGCAGCTTAACATCGCCGATTACAAGGGACGTGATGTTGGTGTGTTGAAC GTTGAAGTCTTACCATTGGACAGCAAAGGCAAAGAGATCACTGCGGACTCCGACATCTTTATCGATAGTCCTCAAGAGCTGGTTGGGAAAGCGCTGCAGTTTATCGTTCGGATAACGAGTGCCCGCGGTATTCCAAAAAAGTATACG GATGTTTATTGCACGTATTCACTGTATAACGAAGACGACCCAAAAACGAATATTGTATCAGGGACGACCAACCCGGACTTTAACTATGAGAGGAAATTCAGCTTCAATCCAGTCAACCAGAAG CTCATCGATTACTTGATGAAAAAGTCCGTAATCGTTCAACTGTGGGGGAAGCAGGTTGTAGACAAAAAGCCCGTCAACAAGGCGGCGAAGGAGGGCAAGGATACGAAAACCATCATGAAGACAGAGAATGCTAAGAAAAGTATGGCCCCCGTGTCGTCGGCAGTCAAG GAATCCGGCCAAACGAGTTTGTTGCATGTCTCGGAAGTCGCCATCATGCGGAAACGCAAAGAGCGACTAGAAAACAAACTG AACCAGATCCGACATTTGTGCGATGATCGGCAAAAGAAAGGCCATATTGCCGTTGAG ATTGCGCAAATAAGGCACATCTTGGGTGACGGGCCCGTGGCTGCCGCTCCTGCGGGCGGTCCCTCACACGGGCACAGAGGGTCGAACAGCGATCAGAATAAGACAGAGAGCTCAGCCTGCACTATCCTGTAA